From one Thalassoroseus pseudoceratinae genomic stretch:
- the rpoC gene encoding DNA-directed RNA polymerase subunit beta', which yields MAITESAYERVNDYGSVKIGLASPHDIRSWSFGEVKKPETINYRTYRPERDGLFCERIFGPEKDWECACGKYRGMKYKGMICDRCGVKVTHSRVRRKRMGHIELAAPVVHIWFFKSMPSRLGALLNMKTTSLEKVIYFQDYAVIDPGDTPLRRGQLITEDEARQAREKYGHGSFEIDMGAEAVKKLLETINLVEESVQLRRDLRETGSQQKMKDYIKRLKIVEALRDSDNRPEWMVLDCVPVIPPDLRPLVLLDSGNFATSDLNDLYRRIINRNNRLKKLVDLNAPEVIVRNEKRMLQQSVDALFDNNRCKRPVLGSSNRPLKSLTDMIKGKQGRFRENLLGKRVDYSARSVIVVGPELKLNQCGLPKKIALELYQPFIIRRLKELGHADTIKSAKRMLERRDDEVWDILEEVITNHPVLLNRAPTLHRMGIQAFEPVLVEGNAIRVHPLVCKGFNADFDGDQMAVHLPLSIEAQVEATTLMLSTNNIFGPANGAPIIAATQDIVMGCYYLTVKRPEMERWGWSGENGEKRLIEFSSPDEVFTALAQGRVRRHDIIKVRLPKDRQVRGEGAEDYRPGRLIETTVGRVLFNDILPKGMVYYNITMTSKELANVISDSYLELSRKATIELLDSMKEIGFREATNSGISFGTSDLKTPDEKFSVIKATEKEVLKQMKLYSRGVITDQERYNTVLDLWTHAREEITEAMMHELEHDTRDEGKYVNPVFLMAHSGARGGKEQMRQLAGMRGLMAKPSGEIIETPIKANFREGLSVLEYFSSTHGARKGLADTALKTADSGYLTRKLADICQNVVITEEDCGTTQGITRGILYRGEKVEVSLADAIRGRVSRTNIVHPITDEVIVRENQLITVDIARKIEDMGLAKIQVRSPMTCESRLGLCRLCYGMDLSTGSLVEDGLAAGIIAAQSIGEPGTQLTMRTFHVGGTASRDIEESELKSRRAGKVKFTQIRSVINNEGQNIVLTKDGQITVLDPKDRELETYKVPNGATLLVTEDQDVKEDDVLCRWDPHSVPILSEEGGWVKLVDCIEGRTVRSEKESSGNIRQTVIEHKGDVHPQIVVQDKDGKALKYYPLPEGASIDVQDDDEVAAGRVLARTPRAAAGTQDITGGLPRVTELFEARKPKDPAVIAEIDGVIEIGEKKRGKRIIIVVGEDGSEVEHVVPPGKQLLVEGGQKVKAGTALIAGPLVPHDILRVQGAEEVQQYLLHEIQSVYQAQRVDIDDKHIEIVVSQMLRKIRIEDTGDTELLPGVLVDKFEFRRINEELMDKVRVTDSGAADFKVDEVVPLDLIEEVNEDLEAANEPTVKYTKPRAATGTTQLLGITKASVQSESFISAASFQETTKVLTEAALAGKIDNLVGLKENVILGHLVPAGTGFHTHQNSEVRIHEEALEELRAEKERIHANRMNMLNEPTGSELGSGGNGSPSTPASAEVEAEQAKAREVLDKLVPDEN from the coding sequence ATGGCAATCACCGAATCAGCCTACGAACGCGTTAACGATTACGGCTCGGTGAAAATCGGGTTGGCGAGTCCGCACGATATTCGTTCCTGGAGTTTTGGCGAAGTCAAAAAACCGGAAACGATTAACTACCGGACCTATCGTCCCGAACGCGATGGGCTGTTCTGCGAACGGATTTTCGGGCCTGAAAAGGACTGGGAATGTGCTTGCGGCAAATATCGCGGTATGAAATACAAAGGCATGATCTGCGACCGCTGCGGTGTGAAAGTCACTCACAGCCGCGTACGCCGGAAGCGGATGGGCCACATCGAATTGGCGGCTCCGGTCGTTCACATTTGGTTCTTCAAGAGCATGCCGTCCCGCTTGGGTGCGTTGCTCAACATGAAGACGACCAGCCTGGAAAAAGTCATTTACTTCCAGGACTACGCCGTCATCGATCCCGGCGATACACCACTCCGTCGTGGCCAACTCATCACCGAAGACGAAGCCCGCCAAGCCCGTGAAAAGTACGGACACGGCTCCTTCGAAATCGACATGGGAGCCGAAGCGGTCAAGAAATTGCTCGAGACGATTAACCTCGTCGAAGAGTCGGTGCAGTTGCGTCGCGATCTGCGTGAGACTGGCTCACAGCAGAAGATGAAGGACTACATCAAACGGCTGAAAATCGTCGAGGCCCTTCGCGACAGTGACAACCGTCCCGAGTGGATGGTGCTCGATTGCGTGCCGGTCATTCCGCCGGACTTGCGTCCGTTGGTGCTCCTCGATAGCGGCAACTTCGCGACCAGCGACTTGAACGACCTGTACCGCCGAATCATCAACCGAAACAACCGGTTGAAGAAATTGGTCGACCTCAACGCACCGGAAGTCATCGTCCGCAACGAAAAGCGGATGTTGCAACAATCGGTCGATGCCCTCTTCGACAACAACCGCTGTAAGCGACCAGTGCTCGGTTCCTCCAACCGACCGCTCAAGTCACTGACTGACATGATCAAAGGGAAGCAAGGTCGCTTCCGTGAGAACTTGCTCGGGAAACGGGTCGACTATTCCGCTCGTTCGGTGATCGTCGTCGGTCCGGAACTCAAATTGAACCAATGTGGTCTGCCGAAAAAGATCGCGTTGGAACTCTATCAACCATTCATCATTCGCCGGCTCAAAGAACTTGGTCACGCCGACACTATCAAGAGCGCCAAACGGATGCTCGAACGTCGGGACGACGAAGTTTGGGACATCTTGGAAGAGGTGATCACCAATCACCCAGTGCTTCTGAACCGTGCTCCAACTTTGCACCGGATGGGGATTCAAGCCTTCGAACCAGTGTTGGTGGAAGGGAACGCGATCCGTGTTCACCCGCTGGTTTGTAAGGGGTTCAACGCCGACTTCGACGGCGACCAAATGGCGGTTCACTTGCCATTGTCGATCGAAGCTCAGGTCGAAGCAACCACGCTGATGCTTTCGACGAACAACATTTTTGGACCGGCGAACGGGGCACCGATTATCGCCGCGACCCAAGACATCGTCATGGGTTGCTACTACCTCACGGTGAAACGTCCAGAGATGGAACGTTGGGGTTGGAGCGGCGAAAACGGCGAGAAACGGCTCATCGAATTCTCTTCGCCGGACGAAGTCTTTACGGCATTGGCTCAAGGACGAGTCCGTCGGCACGACATCATCAAAGTTCGTTTGCCGAAGGATCGTCAAGTTCGCGGCGAAGGTGCGGAAGATTATCGCCCTGGCCGACTGATTGAAACCACCGTCGGTCGCGTGTTGTTTAACGACATCCTGCCGAAGGGTATGGTGTACTACAACATCACGATGACGAGTAAAGAACTCGCCAACGTGATTTCCGACAGCTACCTCGAACTGAGCCGGAAGGCGACCATCGAGCTGCTCGACTCGATGAAAGAAATTGGTTTCCGCGAGGCGACCAATAGTGGGATTTCTTTCGGAACCAGCGACCTGAAAACGCCGGACGAAAAGTTCAGCGTGATTAAGGCAACGGAGAAAGAAGTCCTCAAGCAAATGAAGCTTTACAGTCGCGGGGTGATTACCGACCAAGAACGGTACAACACCGTGCTCGACTTGTGGACGCACGCTCGGGAAGAAATTACCGAAGCGATGATGCACGAGTTGGAACACGATACCCGCGATGAAGGCAAGTACGTCAACCCCGTGTTCCTGATGGCTCACTCGGGTGCTCGTGGTGGTAAAGAGCAGATGCGACAGCTCGCCGGGATGCGGGGGCTGATGGCCAAGCCGTCTGGTGAGATTATTGAAACGCCGATCAAAGCGAACTTCCGTGAAGGTTTGTCGGTGCTTGAATACTTCTCCTCGACCCACGGTGCTCGGAAAGGTCTGGCGGACACCGCTTTGAAAACCGCCGACTCTGGTTACCTCACGCGTAAGTTGGCGGACATCTGCCAAAACGTTGTGATCACCGAAGAGGACTGCGGAACCACTCAGGGCATCACCCGAGGGATTCTCTATCGGGGCGAGAAAGTCGAAGTCAGTCTGGCCGACGCGATTCGCGGACGGGTCTCGCGGACAAACATTGTCCACCCGATTACGGACGAAGTCATCGTGCGTGAGAATCAACTCATCACGGTCGATATCGCTCGAAAAATCGAGGACATGGGTCTGGCGAAAATCCAGGTACGGTCTCCGATGACGTGCGAAAGCCGACTTGGTCTATGCCGTCTCTGTTACGGGATGGACCTCTCGACCGGTTCGCTCGTCGAAGACGGTTTGGCCGCTGGGATCATCGCGGCCCAGTCGATCGGTGAGCCGGGAACGCAGCTCACCATGCGGACGTTCCACGTCGGTGGGACGGCCAGCCGGGACATCGAAGAGAGCGAACTTAAGAGTCGTCGAGCCGGGAAGGTCAAGTTCACGCAGATTCGCAGCGTGATCAACAACGAAGGCCAGAACATCGTCCTCACCAAGGACGGTCAAATCACCGTTCTCGACCCGAAAGACCGCGAACTCGAAACCTACAAAGTTCCGAACGGTGCGACTTTGCTCGTGACCGAAGACCAGGACGTCAAAGAAGACGATGTCCTCTGTCGATGGGACCCGCACTCGGTGCCGATTCTCTCGGAAGAAGGCGGTTGGGTGAAACTGGTGGACTGTATCGAAGGCCGCACCGTGCGGTCGGAAAAAGAGTCCAGCGGGAACATCCGACAAACCGTTATCGAGCACAAAGGCGACGTGCACCCGCAGATCGTTGTGCAAGACAAAGACGGCAAAGCCCTCAAGTACTATCCGCTGCCAGAAGGTGCGAGCATCGACGTCCAAGACGACGACGAAGTCGCCGCCGGTCGGGTGTTGGCTCGGACGCCGCGTGCCGCCGCCGGGACGCAGGACATTACCGGGGGTCTGCCTCGGGTGACGGAACTGTTCGAAGCTCGAAAACCGAAAGATCCGGCTGTGATCGCCGAAATCGACGGCGTCATCGAGATCGGTGAGAAGAAACGCGGTAAGCGAATCATCATCGTGGTCGGTGAAGACGGTTCGGAAGTGGAACACGTCGTGCCGCCGGGCAAGCAGTTGCTGGTCGAAGGTGGTCAGAAGGTGAAAGCGGGAACGGCCCTGATTGCCGGTCCGCTCGTGCCTCACGACATCCTCCGTGTGCAAGGTGCTGAGGAAGTGCAACAATATCTGTTGCACGAAATCCAAAGCGTCTACCAAGCTCAGCGGGTGGATATCGACGACAAGCACATCGAAATCGTTGTGTCGCAGATGCTGCGGAAGATTCGCATCGAAGACACCGGCGACACCGAATTGCTGCCGGGCGTTTTGGTCGACAAGTTCGAGTTCCGCCGCATCAACGAAGAACTCATGGACAAAGTCCGGGTCACGGACTCGGGTGCCGCGGACTTCAAAGTCGACGAAGTGGTTCCGCTCGATTTGATCGAGGAAGTCAACGAAGACTTGGAAGCCGCCAACGAACCGACGGTGAAATACACCAAGCCGCGGGCGGCAACCGGAACGACTCAGTTGCTGGGGATTACCAAAGCTTCGGTGCAAAGCGAAAGCTTCATCTCGGCGGCGAGTTTCCAGGAAACGACGAAGGTTCTCACCGAAGCGGCGTTGGCTGGCAAGATCGACAATCTCGTTGGTCTGAAGGAAAACGTCATCCTTGGGCACTTGGTGCCAGCGGGAACCGGGTTCCATACGCATCAGAATTCCGAAGTCCGCATTCACGAGGAAGCCCTCGAAGAACTGCGAGCGGAAAAAGAACGCATTCACGCCAACCGCATGAATATGCTCAACGAGCCAACCGGCTCCGAACTGGGTAGCGGTGGAAATGGCAGTCCTTCGACTCCGGCGTCGGCGGAAGTCGAAGCGGAACAGGCCAAAGCTCGTGAAGTGCTCGACAAACTCGTTCCTGACGAGAACTAA
- a CDS encoding TrkH family potassium uptake protein, with translation MNDKPQTLQSFESTNTLNPTKVNRLRWAEGASIVLGVVSTVILNGLRQLDGLNQYELGIAVCVTMLFLTASLILRYRWSLTKSTFRRRNRWRILISAVWTFGSLSIPIWGDTFADSHFAALVQFSEICILCRAFVDAIYLTREFTARSGGNPAPLLVGSFMVLIGVGTLLLLLPRAYADQAQVPDNFTDQFRIALFTATSASCVTGLIVVDTPTYWSRMGHAVILGLFQIGGLGIMTCGAFFAVAAGRAMKARERAALHELLEADQPGQVKRLVLGILGFTLISELVGAVCISGLFAEESFGDRVFLSVFHSVSAFCNAGFSLTENSFVGYGHRWQVWGGVCGLIIVGGLGFATLYNIFLYTRMQLVSIRTTPLFNLPKTRPRLSVSARIVLTTTIVLLVGGTISFFLLEVTGRPADDPQANISFGQRISEAWFQAVTFRTAGFNTVDMDALTPATKLLGIMLMFIGAAPGSTGGGIKVTAIALVVLRLRNILQGRQRIEVHKRIIPDFLVNRALTIVALGVLCVMTVTMLLTIFERNETAFMNHLFESVSAFATVGVSAIGTHTLHPISQYVIMVTMFLGRIGPLTLFIALAGAPKPLRYDYPEERVNLG, from the coding sequence ATGAATGACAAACCGCAAACTCTCCAGAGTTTCGAGTCGACAAACACCCTGAATCCCACCAAAGTCAATCGACTACGGTGGGCCGAGGGGGCGAGCATCGTCTTGGGGGTGGTGTCGACGGTCATCCTCAACGGCTTGAGACAACTCGATGGGCTGAACCAGTACGAACTGGGAATCGCCGTCTGTGTCACGATGTTGTTTTTGACGGCTTCGCTCATTCTCCGTTATCGCTGGTCCCTCACGAAGTCGACGTTTCGGCGACGAAATCGCTGGCGTATTCTGATCAGTGCGGTTTGGACGTTCGGCAGTTTGTCGATTCCGATTTGGGGAGACACTTTCGCCGACTCGCACTTTGCGGCGTTGGTGCAGTTCTCGGAAATTTGCATCCTTTGCCGAGCATTCGTGGATGCCATCTATCTGACCCGCGAATTCACGGCCCGAAGCGGCGGCAATCCGGCTCCTCTGTTGGTGGGTTCGTTTATGGTGCTCATTGGTGTGGGCACTCTGCTGCTCCTTTTGCCCAGAGCCTATGCCGACCAAGCCCAAGTTCCGGATAACTTCACCGACCAATTTCGCATCGCATTATTCACCGCGACCAGTGCGAGTTGTGTGACGGGATTGATTGTGGTCGATACGCCCACATATTGGAGTCGTATGGGACATGCGGTGATTCTCGGGCTCTTTCAAATCGGCGGTTTGGGCATCATGACCTGCGGAGCATTCTTCGCAGTCGCGGCTGGACGAGCAATGAAAGCGCGGGAACGAGCTGCCTTGCACGAACTGCTCGAAGCCGACCAACCCGGTCAGGTGAAACGACTTGTCCTGGGAATCTTAGGCTTTACACTCATTTCCGAACTCGTGGGGGCGGTGTGTATTTCGGGCCTTTTCGCTGAGGAAAGTTTCGGAGATCGCGTGTTTCTCAGCGTGTTCCATTCCGTGAGTGCGTTCTGTAATGCGGGGTTTTCGCTGACGGAGAATAGCTTCGTTGGTTACGGGCACCGTTGGCAGGTTTGGGGCGGCGTGTGCGGGTTGATCATTGTGGGCGGCTTGGGGTTCGCCACGCTGTATAACATTTTTCTATACACGCGGATGCAGTTGGTATCGATTCGGACAACGCCGTTGTTCAATCTTCCGAAAACTCGCCCTCGGCTTTCGGTGTCGGCTCGGATTGTGTTGACCACGACCATCGTGCTGTTGGTGGGTGGCACGATTTCCTTCTTCTTACTTGAAGTCACCGGCCGACCCGCCGACGACCCACAAGCCAACATTTCCTTCGGTCAGCGGATTTCCGAAGCCTGGTTTCAGGCGGTGACATTCCGCACGGCGGGGTTCAACACCGTCGATATGGACGCCCTTACGCCGGCCACGAAACTTTTGGGCATCATGCTGATGTTCATCGGAGCCGCTCCCGGTTCGACTGGCGGGGGAATCAAAGTCACCGCGATCGCGTTGGTCGTCCTGAGACTCCGAAACATTCTGCAAGGACGCCAACGCATCGAAGTTCACAAGCGAATCATTCCCGATTTCCTCGTCAACCGGGCACTCACGATCGTCGCGTTGGGCGTGTTATGCGTGATGACCGTAACGATGTTGCTCACCATTTTTGAACGCAATGAAACCGCGTTCATGAATCACCTGTTTGAATCCGTGAGTGCCTTTGCCACCGTTGGTGTTTCGGCGATTGGAACTCACACTTTGCATCCGATTTCTCAGTACGTGATTATGGTGACGATGTTTCTCGGCCGAATCGGCCCGCTCACACTGTTCATCGCGCTCGCCGGTGCACCGAAACCGCTACGGTACGATTACCCCGAGGAACGTGTGAACCTCGGTTGA
- the egtD gene encoding L-histidine N(alpha)-methyltransferase: MSSHDLESLNATLDVFLSDVLEGLTESPKTLPSKYFYDETGSKLFDQICELDEYYLTRTELGIMRRHCGEMANAIGAGSMLIEYGSGSSLKTRMLLDALQPNVHYVPVDISGDYLYAIADRLRDRYPAIEIDPVCTDFTQPFKLPENSDAHHVVYFPGSTIGNFSPTEAVDLLSNIADQVGSGGGLLIGVDLWKSPELLHPAYSDSSGVTAEFNYNLLRRINSEFGADFEISQFQHEARVNAAEHRMESHLVSLSDQVVEIDGSSIEFAEGESIHTECSYKYTQSMFTEMAGDAGFDVDRVWRDEEKNFTVQYLVAR; the protein is encoded by the coding sequence ATGTCCTCTCACGACCTCGAATCGCTCAACGCTACACTCGATGTATTCCTGTCGGATGTTCTCGAAGGGCTCACCGAATCGCCGAAAACCTTGCCAAGCAAGTACTTTTACGACGAAACCGGTTCAAAGCTCTTCGATCAGATATGCGAACTCGATGAGTATTATCTCACACGCACCGAGTTGGGAATTATGCGTCGTCACTGCGGTGAAATGGCGAATGCGATCGGTGCGGGCAGTATGCTGATCGAATATGGCAGCGGGAGCAGTTTGAAGACGCGGATGCTACTGGATGCACTTCAACCCAACGTGCATTACGTGCCGGTCGATATTTCCGGCGACTATCTGTATGCGATTGCCGATCGGTTGCGAGACCGTTATCCCGCCATCGAGATCGACCCTGTCTGCACCGATTTCACGCAGCCCTTCAAGTTGCCGGAGAATTCCGACGCTCATCATGTCGTCTATTTCCCGGGTTCCACGATCGGAAACTTCAGCCCAACCGAAGCGGTCGATCTTCTGTCCAACATTGCGGACCAAGTCGGTTCCGGTGGTGGGTTGCTGATTGGTGTCGATCTTTGGAAGTCCCCGGAACTTCTCCACCCCGCCTACAGCGATTCTTCCGGCGTGACGGCGGAGTTCAACTACAACTTGCTGCGACGAATCAACTCTGAATTCGGTGCCGACTTTGAGATTTCGCAATTCCAGCACGAAGCCCGTGTGAATGCGGCCGAACATCGAATGGAATCTCATCTGGTTTCGCTGTCCGATCAGGTCGTGGAGATTGATGGTTCCTCGATCGAGTTCGCGGAAGGCGAGTCCATCCACACGGAATGTTCTTACAAGTACACGCAATCGATGTTTACAGAAATGGCTGGCGACGCGGGTTTTGACGTCGATCGCGTTTGGCGAGACGAAGAGAAGAACTTCACCGTGCAATACCTGGTTGCACGGTAG
- the rpoB gene encoding DNA-directed RNA polymerase subunit beta: MPIPAERIVPTTEIRNFGDLPEEFEVMLPDLLADLTRIQTESYARFLQLDRPARERKDQGLEEILREIFPIESYDGQYRLDYIKYELGKPRYTPLECRQLRLTYGRPFRVWLRLEKEQPVEEEVYLGDMPIMIGGGEFIINGAERCVVSQLHRSPGVDFVRTDEPGERKNFSCRIIPERGSWIELVISKRDALGVRIDQSGKFSAMTLLRAMEKDYSDDEALVDLFYNTVDVDVHQGGSNEQFVDKYAAKDIVYPSGHERCGEIIADVGQKLTAEMCVQVGESGLGTVKLIENMTDELVLSSILDDGTHSHEEALLKIYQRLRPGNPPALDKAKDLFHEKFFEVNRYRLGRVGRFRINRKFDQDIPDTQMTLDALDFVNAIKYLLKLRAGDDSARIDDIDNLGNRRLRTIDELGTDEVRKGFLKLRRTVQERMQMKDVEEMTPRQLINPKSVSAAIDYFFGRSELSQVVDQTNPLSMLTHERRLSALGPGGLNRKRAGFEVRDVHISHYGRICPIETPEGTNIGLISSLSIFAKVDDYGFLIAPYRKVVDGRLTDEIEWLRADQESYVRVAPADTKVDNGQLVEERVLARHNNDVVWIAKNEVQYIDLAPSEMVGVSAALIPFLEHDDANRALMGSNMQRQAVPLLIAEPPLVGTGMEQYVARNSGMVVRSDRDGEVTYVDADQVHVEGKKFPMRKFTGLNERTCLTQKPTVHVGQKVRKGDMLCDSAATRDGELALGRNVLVAFMSWEGYNFEDAIILSERLVKEDVYTSIHIDEFDVEIRETKLGKEEFTRDIPNVSEKALRHLDEDGIVQIGTRVSPGDILVGKVSPKAKSELTPEEKLLHAIFGRAGEDVKNESLDVPSGVEGIVIHTERFARQMSLSDIERKKFQMELKKTEEKGNESVAAAFQKFLGPFEEAYGQTVIDDDGRPMKSLEDQKVVAEFAVRFPEWYERLDAGSPKKEADLRKVMDEHWSLVEEALDERDHALNSMKRGDELPSGVLQMVKVYVASKRQISVGDKMAGRHGNKGVISKVLPIEDMPYLPDGTPIDIILNPLGVPSRMNVGQILETHLGWAAGNIGYRCVCPVFDGAPEEQIKAALNEAGLPEDGKVHLRDGRTGEVLEQKTTVGYIYMLKLHHLVDDKVHARATGPYSLITQQPLGGKARFGGQRFGEMEVWALEAYGAAYILQELLTVKSDDVEGRTKIYESMVKGENTLEAGTPASFDVLNNEIRGLCLNLTLEKNQV; this comes from the coding sequence ATGCCGATTCCAGCAGAGCGAATCGTCCCGACCACAGAAATCCGCAACTTCGGTGATCTTCCGGAAGAATTCGAGGTCATGTTGCCAGACTTGCTGGCTGACCTTACACGAATTCAGACCGAGTCATACGCTCGGTTCTTGCAACTCGATCGCCCCGCGCGTGAGCGGAAGGATCAGGGTCTGGAAGAAATTCTGCGGGAAATCTTTCCGATCGAAAGCTACGACGGGCAGTACCGGCTCGACTACATCAAGTACGAACTCGGCAAGCCTCGCTACACTCCGCTAGAATGCCGTCAGTTGCGGCTTACCTACGGCCGCCCGTTCCGCGTCTGGCTGCGATTGGAAAAGGAGCAGCCGGTCGAAGAGGAAGTCTACCTCGGCGACATGCCGATCATGATCGGCGGCGGTGAATTCATCATCAATGGTGCCGAACGGTGTGTGGTCTCGCAGTTGCACCGTTCCCCGGGTGTGGACTTCGTCCGGACCGACGAACCAGGCGAACGCAAAAACTTCTCCTGCCGAATCATTCCAGAACGTGGTAGCTGGATTGAACTGGTCATCAGCAAGCGTGATGCCCTCGGCGTGCGGATCGACCAAAGCGGTAAGTTCTCCGCGATGACGCTTCTGCGTGCGATGGAGAAGGATTACTCCGATGACGAAGCCCTCGTCGATTTGTTCTACAACACCGTCGATGTTGATGTGCATCAAGGTGGAAGCAACGAGCAGTTCGTCGACAAGTACGCTGCCAAAGACATCGTGTACCCGTCCGGTCACGAACGGTGTGGCGAAATCATCGCCGACGTTGGGCAGAAATTGACGGCTGAGATGTGCGTTCAAGTCGGTGAATCCGGTTTGGGAACCGTGAAGCTGATCGAGAACATGACGGACGAGTTGGTCCTCTCTAGCATTCTGGATGACGGAACGCACAGCCACGAAGAAGCGTTGCTCAAGATCTATCAACGTTTGCGACCAGGGAACCCCCCTGCCCTGGACAAAGCTAAAGATCTGTTCCACGAGAAGTTCTTCGAAGTCAACCGCTACCGTCTGGGTCGAGTCGGTCGATTCCGTATCAATCGGAAGTTCGATCAAGACATTCCTGACACGCAAATGACGCTCGATGCGTTGGATTTCGTCAACGCCATTAAGTATCTGCTCAAATTGCGAGCCGGTGACGATTCCGCTCGGATCGACGATATCGACAACCTCGGAAACCGGCGGTTGCGAACCATCGACGAACTCGGAACCGACGAAGTGCGGAAAGGCTTCCTGAAACTTCGCCGAACCGTCCAAGAGCGGATGCAGATGAAAGACGTCGAGGAAATGACTCCTCGGCAGCTCATCAATCCGAAAAGTGTTTCGGCGGCGATCGACTACTTCTTCGGTCGCAGCGAACTCAGCCAGGTCGTCGACCAAACCAACCCGCTGTCGATGCTCACGCACGAACGCCGGTTGAGTGCTCTCGGTCCGGGCGGTTTGAACCGAAAACGGGCGGGCTTTGAAGTTCGTGACGTGCACATTTCGCACTACGGTCGAATTTGTCCGATCGAAACGCCGGAAGGAACGAACATCGGTCTGATTTCGTCGCTATCGATCTTCGCGAAAGTTGACGATTACGGCTTCTTGATCGCTCCGTATCGGAAGGTTGTCGATGGACGCCTGACCGACGAAATCGAATGGCTGCGAGCCGACCAGGAAAGCTACGTCCGCGTGGCTCCGGCGGATACGAAAGTCGACAACGGTCAGCTGGTCGAAGAACGGGTTTTGGCTCGTCATAACAACGACGTGGTTTGGATTGCCAAGAACGAAGTTCAGTACATCGACTTGGCACCGAGCGAGATGGTCGGGGTGTCGGCGGCATTGATTCCGTTCCTCGAACACGACGACGCCAACCGGGCACTCATGGGTTCGAACATGCAACGGCAAGCCGTGCCTTTGTTGATTGCCGAACCGCCGCTCGTCGGTACCGGTATGGAACAGTATGTCGCCCGCAACTCCGGGATGGTCGTCCGTAGCGACCGCGATGGCGAAGTTACCTACGTCGACGCCGATCAGGTTCACGTTGAAGGCAAGAAGTTCCCCATGCGGAAGTTCACCGGCCTCAACGAGCGAACCTGCCTCACGCAAAAACCGACCGTCCATGTCGGGCAGAAAGTCCGCAAGGGCGATATGCTCTGCGACAGTGCCGCCACTCGCGACGGCGAATTGGCTCTCGGTCGGAACGTGCTCGTAGCCTTCATGAGTTGGGAAGGTTACAACTTTGAAGACGCGATTATCCTCTCCGAGCGATTGGTGAAGGAAGACGTCTACACGTCGATTCACATTGACGAATTCGATGTCGAAATTCGTGAGACGAAACTCGGGAAGGAAGAGTTCACTCGCGACATTCCCAACGTCTCCGAGAAAGCTCTACGGCATCTCGATGAAGACGGTATCGTCCAAATCGGAACACGCGTCTCGCCCGGCGACATTCTGGTCGGGAAAGTAAGTCCGAAAGCGAAAAGCGAACTCACGCCAGAAGAAAAGCTGTTGCACGCGATCTTCGGGCGAGCCGGTGAAGATGTGAAGAATGAATCGCTCGACGTGCCTTCGGGTGTCGAGGGGATTGTGATTCACACCGAACGCTTCGCTCGACAAATGAGTCTTTCGGACATCGAACGCAAGAAGTTCCAAATGGAACTCAAGAAGACTGAGGAGAAAGGCAACGAGTCCGTCGCGGCTGCGTTCCAGAAGTTCCTCGGCCCGTTCGAAGAAGCCTATGGTCAAACGGTGATCGATGATGACGGTCGTCCAATGAAATCATTGGAAGATCAGAAGGTCGTGGCTGAATTCGCCGTTCGATTCCCTGAATGGTACGAACGACTGGATGCGGGTAGCCCGAAGAAAGAAGCCGACCTGCGAAAAGTCATGGACGAGCATTGGTCGCTGGTCGAGGAAGCCCTCGACGAACGTGATCACGCTCTGAACAGTATGAAACGCGGGGACGAGTTGCCCTCGGGTGTGCTGCAAATGGTGAAAGTGTATGTCGCCAGTAAACGGCAGATTTCCGTTGGTGACAAGATGGCTGGTCGTCACGGGAACAAAGGGGTTATCTCGAAGGTCCTCCCGATCGAAGACATGCCGTACCTTCCGGATGGCACGCCAATCGACATCATCCTCAACCCGCTCGGTGTGCCGAGCCGGATGAACGTGGGTCAGATTCTCGAAACTCACCTTGGATGGGCTGCCGGGAATATCGGTTATCGTTGTGTGTGCCCGGTGTTCGACGGTGCTCCCGAAGAGCAGATCAAAGCGGCCCTCAACGAAGCTGGGCTCCCCGAAGACGGTAAGGTTCACCTTCGTGACGGCCGAACTGGGGAAGTTCTCGAACAGAAAACGACGGTTGGCTACATCTACATGCTCAAGCTGCACCACCTTGTCGACGACAAGGTTCACGCTCGAGCCACCGGACCGTACAGCCTCATCACCCAACAACCACTCGGCGGGAAAGCCCGTTTCGGTGGTCAACGATTCGGGGAGATGGAAGTGTGGGCTCTCGAGGCCTACGGGGCGGCGTACATTCTGCAAGAGTTGCTCACCGTGAAGAGTGACGACGTGGAAGGCCGAACCAAAATCTACGAAAGCATGGTCAAAGGTGAGAACACCCTCGAAGCTGGTACCCCAGCTAGTTTCGACGTGCTCAACAACGAAATTCGCGGCCTGTGTTTGAACCTGACTTTGGAGAAGAATCAAGTGTGA